CTTTGATTTCAATCACCCAAAAAATGAAAAAAATATTCAGTTATTTTGACAGAACTGAAAGAAGTGGCATTGCACCCCATTGATACAAGTGACTAGTCAATACTTTTGAACAAGCATCATCGTATTTTTTGAAAAACTCTTTTGCTTCGGCTTCTGTTGCCTCAAATACTGCCATGGATGATTGCTCATTATCAAATGGTCCTGACCACATTATCTTACCCTGTGATTGCCATTCATCAATTAGAGTAGATATTTGTGATGCAACATGTTCTAAATCTTGTGGATTGATTTTTTCTTTAATGTTAGTTACCAATACCCAAGGTTTTGCTTCTTGTTGACTCATAATGTGATTTGTATAATTTTGGTATTAAACATAATGATGAATACATGATTTTATTATAATTATGTAATACAATAAAAAAGAGAAGAATCCCTTAATCATGATTTAGCATCTTGAAATAATATCATAAAATCTCAGACATCTATAATAATTTAAAAAAGCCAAATCATAATGGTCTTGCATGCTTGGTCTATCATTTCCTTTACAAATCATTGCAGACCAAGAGTCATTGGAAAAATTGGAAGACACGATAGTAATTCATCCTAACCGATCATGGGAGTGTTTCTATTGGCATTAAGGTCAGCAAGCCAGTTTTCCAGTGCTCTTCTTTTTTGTGAATAAAAATCAAAGAAGAACTAGTGTTTAGAACTGTTGGAATTATGCATACCACATATCTCAGTGCAATATAAATTACAAATTGAACTAGCTCAAAAGTTATAGAGTTTTGTCATTTAGAGAATGAACATGTAAGTGAAAGCATCATTGACCTCAATTGTAACTACGCCAATAGAACCTTCCAGACTATGAAAAGCATAATGAGGTCAATGACTTGTTAGCTTAGACTAATTACTTGCATTTAAGCGTAATTGGCATTACATTATGTTATTTTAAGAACTTGGAATAATGTTCTTTGGAGGTTCTCCCATACGAAATCGTCTCCAATCCTACTGTGAACCTCTTTGGATAACCATATGTTATTGGATTTACAGTCAAAAAGACATTTTTTTAATAACTAGTGAAAATTCTATTTTATTCCTCAATAGTTTTCCACATAATCCTGAATCAGTTTCTTGAAACAATAACCCATAATCATTGGATTACATAAATAACAATCTTATAAAAAAATAAGTTGTTTGACCTCAGAATTCTATTTATTTTGTTGGTGTTTTTTTTACCGATACCATCATCTTTTCCACAATCTGATCTTGATGTCTATGTAGATAATATGGTGCAACTTCTCAATGATGCAAAATATGAATATGCAAATGACAATGTAACTGAGGCCAAGAGATTAGCCATGGAGGCATATATCGACAATTATGAATACTTAGAAGATCCTATTGACGCTTATGATGAAGAATTAAAAGACGATATTGAAATTACTTTACGTGAAGAATTACAACAAATGATGAGAAACAACGAATCCCCAGTAACTGTTAATCAATTAATTGATCAGATTCTAAAGAAACTGAAAACTGCCACTAAAATCGTACCTGAATTATCTCCTCTTGAATTGGCAGATGGTGTTTCTATTCAACCTGTTTCTGAAACTCAAGATAATTCTTATAGTAAAGGTGGCGGTTGCCTGATTGCAACTGCGACATATGGTTCGGAATTAGCTCCACAAGTTCAACAACTCAGAGAAATACGTGATGGTAAATTACTCAATACAAAATCAGGAACTTTATTCATGAATACATTTAACGAGTTCTATTATTCATTTTCACCAATAATTGCTGATTATGAAAGAGAAAATCCCCTATTCCAAGAAGCAGTTAAGACTTTCATTACTCCAATGATTTCAACATTATCAATTATGACATTGGTTGATAATGGTTCAGAAATTGAAGTTTTAGGACTGGGAATTTCTGTAATCACTCTCAACTTGGGAATGTATATTGCAGCACCCGCATTTGCAGGGTTTAAGATTTCAAAACATTTCAAATCAAGAGGATAAGTAAATCAGGTCTTCAAAGGAACTTTGTATTTCAGGTGAAGACTACCAATTTTGCTATTAAAAGGTCAAGAAAGCCACTTTCTAACTGTAAATCAAATAATTATTCCAAGCACCGCTAAGCAGTAAAAATTGCTTTGAGTGAACGAATTTCACTCACTCAAAGATTTTGCTTCCGCAGAAAACTCGATAATTCAACTAATTCCAAGTTGTTAAAAAGCATTCCTCAGCATTTATTTGAGATTTTTATTGAACAGTATGAAAAAGCAAGCGATGAAGAGAAAAAGTGCTTTATTCTCAATATTAGTGGCATTGAGCTTTGCGATATTTTTGCCAGATATTCATGCAGAACCTTCAGTTGATATCACAATGGAAAAAACTACATACAGTTATTGTGAAAAATTATTCTACACAATTGAGGTTTCAGAGATCACAGGAGAGACTGCAATAATTCACATTAGAGATGAAACAGGTAAAGGGAGCAGTGCAATTCCGATTCCAATAACAAGTTTACAAACTCCAGTTCCATCATTGATTGCGTTTGAAAAAGAAATATTTCCATTAGGAAAATATTTCATAGATGTAGAATATTCCGGAGCACAGGTTACTACAGAATTTAATTTAATTGATTCAAATTCAATATGTATTCCAGAGTTAATCAAACCCATAATGGCCAACTGGCTTTCTGGAAATATTTCAGATGGATTTCTCATGGATGCATTTGAAAAATATGTAGACAAGAAATTAGTAGATATTCCTATTGAGATTAATGAGAATAATGTTTACAATGTGACTATTCCAGAATGGGTAAAAAATGTAGGATACTGGTGGATTGAAGAAGCAATATCTGATGAAGACTTGGGCAATACTCTAAACTATTTAATTGATAAAAAAATCATCTCCTTTTCATCAGAAATTAGTGACGGAATATGAACAAACATTCAATCATCACAGGAATTGCAATAATTGTAATTGTGATTCCTTTTGCTGTTTCAGGATTAAACATTATTGGAGCACAGACGTTAGAATATAGATGGAGTAGTCCTGGAGAATTTAGTTTCTTTACGATGTCCAATCATGGAGAGGTGGAATTTTGCAATACAATACCATTCTGGACTAGTTTTCAAAAATTTGAGGCGATAACATTCTATGATTCAAAGCACATTGGCTCATTTGCAGTGAATCCATTAACAATCAATCCATTGTCATCGCAAGTACAAGAAGGTATTTTTTCATCAGAAGAGATTGCAGCCACTCAGCATATCTTCATGACATTGGATTTTGAGTTTGATGGGGGCGACATTAGACTTGATCCTAATAAGTTCACAGTTCTAATACAAACAGATACGCCCATTATAGGAATAATTCCCTATTCAACTACAACTCAAATTTCTGGATTTGATTTTGATAAGATAATGAA
This genomic window from Nitrosopumilus ureiphilus contains:
- a CDS encoding thr operon leader peptide, which translates into the protein MNKHSIITGIAIIVIVIPFAVSGLNIIGAQTLEYRWSSPGEFSFFTMSNHGEVEFCNTIPFWTSFQKFEAITFYDSKHIGSFAVNPLTINPLSSQVQEGIFSSEEIAATQHIFMTLDFEFDGGDIRLDPNKFTVLIQTDTPIIGIIPYSTTTQISGFDFDKIMNAENLSCD